One window of Scheffersomyces stipitis CBS 6054 chromosome 1, whole genome shotgun sequence genomic DNA carries:
- a CDS encoding predicted protein — protein sequence MKAPTPVVDDSLATRWAGKPSRYKKFDSIRLDTIITGHLTQEQADAYQQYFRIEETSAILRIAQQQRKPILGLLPSGNLEQNPHFKREPSPPPKYDNFGNRINTRELRTVAMLEKERNFLVEEVASRIKNYVPPADYRKPAKTVEKLYIPVKDYPDINFMGLLLGPRGNTLRQMQEESGARMQLRGKGSVKDGKSATDDDDTGGEMTSTSFSNPTLDSNTDDMHVLITADAQHKIAIAIKLANEVIEKAISSPVGQNDLKRGQLRELAVLNGTLRETKPYNPEARVQRKGLDISQIVCKSCGGIGHYARDCKPTSGIVPPLPVGIKPPAPPPPPATGFPPPPPPSVKPPPPPSAAKPPPPPSEVKVPPPPPEVKVPPPPPEVKVPPPPPPSS from the exons ATGAAAGCTCCAACTCCCGTGGTTGACGATTCTTTGGCCACCAGATGGGCTGGAAAACCTTCGAGATACAAGAAATTTGACTCCATAAGGCTAGATACCATCATAACAGGACACTTGACTCAAGAACAAGCAGACGCCTACCAACAGTATTTcagaatagaagaaacctcGGCCATTCTCAGAATAGCGCAACAGCAACGAAAGCCCATTCTCGGGCTACTTCCTTCtggaaatcttgaacaGAATCCCCATTTCAAGCGAGAACCATCTCCTCCTCCCAAGTATGACAATTTCGGAAATCGTATAAATACCAGAGAGTTGCGCACTGTAGCAATGCTcgagaaggaaagaaactTCTTAGTGGAAGAGGTAGCTAGTAGAATCAAAAACTATGTGCCACCAGCAGATTATAGAAAACCAGCTAAAACGGTAGAAAAGCTCTATATCCCCGTAAAGGACTACCCGGATATCAACTTTATGGGTCTCTTGCTTGGACCCAGAGGTAACACCTTGAGACAGATGCAAGAGGAGAGTGGTGCCAGAATGCAGTTGAGAGGAAAGGGGTCGGTCAAAGATGGAAAATCGGCTactgatgatgacgataCCGGTGGAGAAATGACGTCAACGTCGTTCTCAAATCCTACTCTAGACTCCAACACAGATGATATGCATGTACTCATAACAGCAGATGCTCAACATAAGATCGCTATAGCTATCAAATTAGCCAATGAAGTGATAGAAAAGGCCATTTCTTCACCTGTAGGACAAAATGATTTGAAGCGAGGACAATTACGAGAGTTAGCTGTGTTGAACGGGACTTTAAGAGAAACAAAGCCATATAACCCAGAGGCCCGTGTCCAGAGAAAAGGATTAGATATCTCTCAAATAGTATGCAAATCCTGTGGAGGCATTGGTCATTATGCCAGAGACTGTAAA CCTACTTCAGGAATTGTTCCACCGCTACCTGTAGGAATCAAACCTCCTGctcctccacctcctccagCCACTGGAtttccaccaccaccaccacctTCAGTTAAACCGCCACCACCACCTTCAGCAGCAAAacctccacctccaccaTCAGAAGTCAAAGTCccacctccaccaccagaagtcaaagtcccacctccaccaccagaagtcaaagtcccacctccaccaccaccatCTAGTTGA
- the CAP1 gene encoding basic-leucine zipper transcription factor: MNDVKRNYAEVLSSESPMGSTPDAHDDKKLHTKPGRKPIETEPKSKRTAQNRAAQRAYRERKERKMKDLEDKVKSLEDENIKATTEADFLKAQVDMLKNELARYRGHTDFSDLNLPTKVGNLSNPNTSKSGSYNFNSASSTASSAKSANSVQHTSTSSSLNDNSPRQFSVDFPWSKDNLMSLKSGTNVASSEYNANQQVPDLVSGSSSSTSPLNDNLLVSPDSSVSSASNPINVNTNLDFTSSFDEQLDPFCVKLNEACGTKQCPVPKTKRNDSRVSQSSIPNQFSSPFSNLVTPTPQNLNDIDYLSDPFFNQVGDPFSLDFNTTPSHNNEDPLSFLNDNNFDVSLAFGDPNPRHGKDELDPIALLTTEESIYDPLKDTSGVNVNFNFNDFVKSSLPSETTPKERNYTLTEPSINEEVAEDDDDDAVVPAPEQTIRCSEIWDRITAHPKYTEIDIDGLCNELKSKAKCSEKGVVINAADVNQLLEQSAMKRR; the protein is encoded by the exons ATGAACGACGTGAAGAGAAATTACGCTGAGGTTCTATCCTCAGAGTCGCCCATGGGGTCTACACCAGACGCACATGACGACAAGAAGTTACATACCAAGCCTGGCAGAAAGCCGATAGAGACAGAGCCGAAGTCCAAGAGAACGGCCCAAAACAGAGCTGCTCAGCGTGCTTATAGAGAACGTAAGGAACGTAAAATGAAggacttggaagacaagGTTAAGTCGCTAGAAGACGAAAACATCAAGGCTACAACAGAAGcagacttcttgaaagCTCAGGTGGATATGTTAAAGAATGAGTTAGCCAGATACAGAGGCCACACAGATTTCTCGGACTTGAATCTACCTACTAAGGTAGGAAATTTGTCGAATCCAAACACATCCAAGTCTGGCAgctacaatttcaattcgGCTTCATCCACAGCATCTTCGGCCAAATCTGCTAATTCTGTACAACACACATCTACATCTTCGTCTTTAAATGATAATTCTCCACGTCAGTTCTCTGTGGACTTTCCATGGTCCAAGGATAACTTGATGAGTCTCAAGAGCGGTACAAACGTAGCCAGCCTGGAGTATAATGCCAACCAGCAGGTTCCAGATTTGGTGAGCGGCTCTTCCTCATCTACTTCGCCTTTAAATGATAACCTCTTGGTTTCGCCAGATTCGTCTGTATCCTCAGCTTCTAATCCAATTAACGTCAACACAAACTTGGACTTCACATCGTCTTTTGACGAGCAGTTGGATCCATTCTGTGTCAAGTTGAATGAAGCATGTGGAACGAAGCAGTGCCCAGTTCCTAAGACTAAGAGAAACGACTCGAGGGTCTCCCAGAGCTCGATACCCAACCAGTTCAGCTCGCCATTCTCTAACTTGGTAACACCAACTCCGCAGAACTTAAACGACATTGACTACTTGAGCGATCCGTTCTTCAACCAAGTGGGAGATCCATTCTCTCTagactt CAACA CCACTCCATCGCATAACAACGAAGATCCATTGTCGTTCCTTAATGACAACAATTTCGATGTGTCGTTGGCTTTTGGTGATCCAAACCCTAGGCATGGTAAAGATGAATTGGACCCTATAGCATTGTTGACTACTGAAGAGTCGATCTATGATCCGTTGAAGGATACTAGCGGAGTGAACgtgaacttcaacttcaacgacttTGTCAAGAGCTCCTTGCCCTCTGAGACAACCCCCAAGGAAAGAAACTATACTTTGACTGAACCTTCTATCAATGAAGAGgttgctgaagatgacgatgatgatgcTGTGGTGCCGGCTCCTGAACAAACTATTAGATGCAGTGAAATTTGGGACAGAATCACTGCTCATCCAAAGTATACTGAGATTGATATTGATGGTTTGTGTAACGAATTGAAGAGTAAGGCTAAATGCTCCGAAAAAGGCGTGGTGATTAATGCTGCCGACGTGAATCAATTGTTGGAACAAAGCGCGATGAAGAGGCGTTGA
- the MAK10 gene encoding glucose-repressible protein (NatC N(alpha)-terminal acetyltransferase, glucose-repressible protein), translating to MISLDQNGDPREPHAHIDITNELFSSLSYISDNKVIKAEMFNLLEGTRALEMLNPNLDTGLITLSDEEIAFDSGRPQSIDSVIAVQNRLLHLLPSWLNNSSLPLTVLSCRYVQTLLENYAFFRDGSLSQRCSLVDRRLQGSQWQHHDTVISTDSLEYQLVHKVLKSFIIGLAKFVGITLDIAMNVLYEEEDITTRTAGLDFLGEISTVAVLDELNHTIEWILASDIESGADVLISQLKLVLRLNQLNSVFSLSVPLFEESQKGITPSFDFLSDGTELVDKLSSIEYNQSCPGGAFSRFIQLDRENKTIPVEVYEIAPVEAWKSIRSLFQSVQGFVVNSHKICNYNQLINFLRYDISTSAVDMNIIARGIFQLYVIRDDRTILGCPNITVSNYSIDNIENVVGKNTDLLYLDDSSLSSVKPELKHQLKDRLQQMLQDLESCVYHNVTVHASNVCRQQQLMSKSLVLWDTLQVSWESFEVECFQLCKIGNELPSGDLGMAVSSYVYFTKLQAMIDLALNGVNLELYKDFEIYLIYWYVAYLIQLIVEHLTGRIDLIIEGKIAYIEKTHPKKIKKFKAGPKKQQLKELQLYYQNKILPQLVQTRDYNRIFLTNSLVAMNNFLDAICVFLMIISNLGICDFRDGPKSSLTSMEDMFHFRMKPWSSIGVPSLPTYAQYINSFKALGLDEAPDKFQSALSLIKVIKNKLHLSKSLYQSLLKDIVNDDRINSQFVQDDNSKVVYWYESIVKCIDSYSEEVEKFVEILESNKNDISQINSHNYKLKIIKSHHRYFPRVTVEKTFT from the exons ATGATCTCGCTAG ACCAGAATGGCGATCCTCGAGAGCCACATGCCCACATAGATATAACAAACGAGCTTTTCAGCTCCTTGCTGTACATCTCGGACAACAAGGTCATTAAGGCCGAGATGTTCAACTTGCTAGAAGGCACCAGAGCATTGGAGATGCTCAACCCCAATTTGGACACAGGGTTGATTACTCTTCTGGACGAGGAAATCGCTTTCGATTCCGGAAGGCCACAGCTGATTGACTCGGTGATTGCGGTCCAGAATCGATTATTGCATCTCTTACCCTCATGGCTCAACAACAGCTCGCTACCGTTGACAGTTCTCAGCTGTCGCTATGTCCAGACTTTGTTAGAAAACTATGCATTCTTCAGGGACGGAAGTCTCAGCCAAAGGTGCTCGCTTGTAGACAGACGCTTGCAGGGCTCACAATGGCAACACCATGACACCGTCATATCCACAGACTCTCTCGAGTATCAGCTAGTTCACAAGGTATTGAAGCTGTTTATCATAGGTCTTGCCAAATTTGTCGGGATCACGCTTGATATCGCTATGAATGTTCTctatgaagaagaggataTCACCACGCGAACAGCTGGACTCGATTTCCTAGGAGAAATCTCCACGGTAGCAGTATTGGATGAGTTGAACCATACTATAGAATGGATCTTGGCCAGTGACATTGAATCAGGTGCTGATGTCTTAATCTCTCAGCTCAAACTCGTTCTCAGattgaaccagttgaatTCGGTGTTCTCATTACTGGTTCCGttgtttgaagaatctcAAAAAGGAATTACACcttcttttgatttcttATCTGATGGAACAGAGCTAGTAGACAAATTATCTTCCATTGAGTACAACCAAAGCTGTCCTGGTGGAGCATTCTCTAGGTTCATACAGCTAGACAGAGAGAACAAAACCATCCCTGTAGAAGTTTACGAGATTGCTCCAGTAGAAGCGTGGAAATCTATCAGATCGCTCTTTCAATCTGTACAAGGATTTGTGGTAAACTCCCATAAGATCTGTAACTACAATCAGCTCATCAACTTTCTTCGTTACGATATTTCAACGTCTGCAGTCGATATGAATATCATTGCTAGGGGCATATTCCAGCTCTACGTGATCAGAGACGATCGTACCATTTTGGGTTGTCCGAACATTACTGTCAGTAACTATTCCATAGACAACATAGAGAACGTCGTGGGTAAAAACACAGACTTGCTCTATTTAGACGATTCAAGTTTATCGAGCGTCAAgccagaattgaaacaCCAGCTCAAGGACAGACTCCAGCAGATGCTCCAGGATCTCGAAAGCTGTGTATATCACAATGTAACAGTCCACGCCAGCAATGTCTGTCGCCAGCAACAGTTAATGTCTAAAAGCTTGGTACTCTGGGATACTCTCCAGGTATCGTGGGAGTCATTTGAAGTCGAGTGCTTTCAGTTGTGCAAGATTGGAAACGAGTTGCCTAGTGGTGACCTTGGCATGGCTGTCAGCTCTTACGTCTACTTCACAAAACTACAGGCAATGATTGATTTAGCACTTAATGGAGTGAATTTGGAGCTATACAAGGACTTCGAGATCTATCTAATCTACTGGTACGTAGCATACTTGATACAGCTTATTGTAGAACATCTTACTGGCCGAATCGACTTGATCATCGAAGGAAAAATCGCCTACATCGAGAAAACGCATCccaaaaagatcaagaagtttaaGGCAGGCCCCAAGAAGCAGCAATTGAAGGAGTTGCAATTGTACTATCAAAATAAAATCCTCCCTCAGTTAGTGCAAACCCGTGACTACAACAGAATTTTCCTTACCAACTCGCTTGTTGCCatgaacaacttcttggatgCAATTTGTGTGTTTTTGATGATAATCTCCAATTTGGGAATATGCGATTTCAGAGATGGACCAAAGAGTTCATTGACATCTATGGAAGACATGTTTCACTTCAGAATGAAGCCATGGTCTTCCATTGGAGTACCCAGTCTTCCTACATACGCCCAGTATATCAACTCGTTCAAAGCTTTGGGATTGGACGAAGCACCAGACAAGTTCCAGTCAGCACTTTCCTTGATAAAGGTGATCAAAAACAAACTTCACTTATCCAAATCTTTGTACCAAAGCTTATTAAAAGATATCGTAAATGACGATAGGATAAATAGCCAATTCGTCCAGGACGACAACCTGAAGGTCGTCTACTGGTACGAAAGCATTGTTAAGTGCATCGACAGCTACAgcgaagaagttgaaaaatttgtcgaaattcttgaaagcAACAAGAACGATATTCTGCAAATCAATTCCCACAActacaaattgaaaatcatAAAGAGTCATCATAGATATTTCCCCAGAGTCACCGTTGAAAAGACATTCACGTAG
- a CDS encoding predicted protein: MVNEQIPLDSRIVIVGAGTFGLSTGLELLRKGYKTVTLVDPYPPPSPLSAGNDVNKIVQSTVDNKFLSELALEALQLWRNDPIYRDAFHETGIIYAATNEKIHDIQDRRKRLEKLGIEHSALDGSQDFAKVIPSLTGSRFRNWVGFHQKKNCGWAFARLALEFAANEIRKLGGQFEIANVEELVFNQDTVIGVRTTTGQVIKGDKVVICAGAKSDQILDFENQLLAKCFTVVHIELLPCEVESLKNLPVVLNLDQGFFFEPDKKNHLKICNEFPGYINFSEDSTISKPVYLDKIPQEAEKQIRIFLKETFPNLSARPFAVTKICWCTDTSDRNFLIGTHPKHKNLILGTGDSGQGFKYMPVIGKYIASVVSNGPESLPPDIERFWRWRPESTTNRDVYDLQNRYGGSNQVKNLLDIKHWSSSKNNSSDAAKF; encoded by the exons ATGGTAAATGAACAAATCCCATTGGATTCCCGTATTGTTATAGTTGGTGCCGGTACTTTTGGACTTTCCACCGGTTTGGAGCTTTTGAGAAAAGGGTACAAGACTGTTACTCTTGTTGATCCTTACCCCCCTCCATCCCCATTAAGTGCTGGTAACGATGTCAACAAGATAGTCCAGTCCACCGTTGATAACAAGTTTCTTTCGGAATTGGCGTTGGAAGCTTTACAACTTTGGAGAAATGATCCAATCTACAGAGATGCGTTCCACGAGACTGGAATTATCTACGCTGCTACAAACGAAAAGATACACGATATTCAGgatagaagaaagaggTTGGAAAAATTAGGAATTGAGCACTCGGCCTTGGATGGGTCACAAGATTTTGCCAAAGTTATTCCAAGTTTGACTGG TTCTAGATTCAGGAATTGGGTAGGTTTCcaccaaaagaagaactgtGGATGGGCTTTTGCCAGATTGGCATTGGAATTTGCTGCGAATGAAATCAGAAAATTGGGAGGGCAATTCGAAATAGCCAATGTTGAGGAACTCGTGTTCAACCAAGATACGGTAATTGGAGTGAGAACAACTACTGGCCAGGTAATCAAAGGTGACAAGGTGGTGATTTGTGCGGGAGCCAAATCGGACCAGATCTTGGACTTCGAAAACCAGCTATTAGCCAAATGCTTTACGGTAGTTCATATTGAGCTTTTGCCGTGTGAGGTTGAACTGCTTAAAAACTTGCCCGTAGTATTGaatcttgatcaaggcttcttctttgagcCCGATAAGAAAAATCATTTGAAGATCTGCAACGAATTTCCTGGCTAcataaatttttcagaagaCTCGACAATTTCCAAACCGGTATATCTTGATAAAATCCCCCAGGAAGCCGAAAAGCAGATTAGAATATTCTTAAAAGAGACATTCCCAAATCTATCAGCTCGCCCATTTGCGGTGACAAAAATATGTTGGTGCACAGATACTTCCGATAGGAACTTCCTTATTGGAACGCACCCAAAGCACAAAAACCTAATTCTTGGCACGGGAGATTCTGGACAAGGCTTCAAGTATATGCCAGTAATTGGAAAATATATAGCCAGCGTGGTGTCGAACGGACCAGAAAGTCTACCACCGGATATAGAACGGTTTTGGAGATGGAGACCAGAGAGTACGACTAACAGAGATGTCTACGATCTCCAGAACAGGTATGGTGGATCTAATcaggtgaaaaatttgcTAGACATCAAGCATTGGAGCAGCAGTAAAAATAATAGTAGTGATGCGGCCAAGTTTTAG
- the NPR2 gene encoding Nitrogen permease regulator 2: MENSDGFIPIAAIFYAVFHPTQGTKIVHQVPEGSISTIHERANTLFNFDTVKNYVIPKPHLCNKLISFKINKFKVIGYPVNIENDQYSRNSFNFNFCFVFPYDIGDVTPYEPAIRRMGKMFQVLEEQNFMLSKLDKDNSFFKKSNVSNATANTNIHMNTPGYSKTKRINLSSIESLINQIYQDLNNYSECCIPLDSANSVDIKLFPILPPPINIKAFQVPIATVKLNSLVDVNWDPTMIKILPYINGLNSVKKISELADANYVLTKQCIQHLMHYKCIEIIDIFQFGNIYAPTNHIGSFLKSNAKMAEECQAYVITSDVNYDTSSFSNTPNNSPFNTLNNNSPYGGSLLKRMNPVYEHSASKGAITVKVPSKATLFYLYRSLNQGQTVKEWYIQHRKLLVNVDIRRFINFGVLRGIIYRVHTYPILNSITRLIENNDEEQYAKLVDIIRKKHRPRKKEVLSRPKSSEGNLLKTRVNEQVLKTSQGKTKRKVSFNKPQKVKPLNDIILESDNEGDSDSDFSDGGSSNTSYHSEDELDSDEIEEERDMINLIKMLKGYQCFDSICTELQKSRAEVEADIEKIGSYSVLNG; encoded by the exons ATGGAAAACTCTGACGGCTTTATTCCCATAGCTGCAATTTTCTATGCGGTTTTCCATCCGACCCAGGGAACAAAGATTGTCCATCAGGTTCCTGAAGGGTCTATCTCCACAATTCACGAA CGTGCTAATactctcttcaatttcgacacagtgaaaaattatgtCATACCGAAGCCGCATCTCTGCAACAAGCTCATATcgttcaagatcaacaagttcaaggtGATTGGGTATCCTgtaaatattgaaaatgaccAGTACTCGCGTAactccttcaatttcaacttttgtttTGTGTTTCCGTACGATATTGGAGATGTGACTCCATACGAGCCCGCAATTAGACGCATGGGCAAGATGTTCCAGGTTCTCGAGGAGCAGAATTTTATGTTGAGCAAGTTGGATAAGGACAActcattcttcaagaagagtaACGTCTCGAACGCC ACCGCCAATACAAATATCCATATGAACACCCCGGGTTAtctgaagacgaaaagGATCAATCTTTCCTCAATTGAGTCTTTAATCAATCAGATCTATCAGgatttgaacaattacTCCGAGTGCTGTATTCCTCTAGATAGTGCCAATTCAGTAGATATCAAGCTTTTCCCCATATTGCCTCCTCCGATTAATATCAAAGCTTTCCAGGTCCCAATTGCCACTGTTAAACTCAATTCTTTAGTAGATGTAAACTGGGATCCAACAATGATCAAGATCTTGCCGTATATTAATGGGCTCAATTCTGTCAAGAAAATCAGCGAATTAGCCGATGCAAACTATGTTTTGACGAAACAGTGTATCCAGCACTTGATGCACTACAAATGTATCGAAATTATAGATATCTTTCAGTTCGGAAACATTTATGCTCCTACAAATCATATAGgaagtttcttgaaatccAATGCCAAGATGGCAGAAGAGTGTCAGGCATATGTGATAACAAGCGATGTAAACTACGATACATCATCTTTCAGTAACACACCCAACAATTCACCATTCAACACTTTAAACAACAATTCTCCATATGGAGGATCGctcttgaaaagaatgaatcCAGTGTATG AACACAGTGCTAGTAAAGGTGCTATCACTGTTAAAGTTCCATCAAAGGCTACGCTATTCTACTTGTACCGATCTTTGAATCAGGGTCAGACAGTGAAGGAGTGGTATATACAACATCGTAAACTATTGGTAAATGTGGATATCCGTAGATTCATCAACTTTGGTGTGCTTCGAGGAATCATCTACAGGGTACATACCTACCCAATTTTGAACTCTATCACTCGTCTCATTGAAaacaacgacgaagagCAGTACGCCAAGCTTGTGGATATAATAAGGAAAAAACATAGACCTAGAAAGAAAGAGGTGCTTTCTCGTCCCAAACTGAGCGAAGGTAATTTACTCAAAACTCGAGTCAATGAGCAGGTATTGAAAACAAGTCAAGGTaaaacaaagagaaaagtcAGCTTCAATAAGCCACAAAAGGTGAAGCCTCTAAATGACATAATACTAGAAAGCGACAATGAGGGCGATTCTGACTCTGACTTTAGCGACGGTGGATCCTCAAACACATCATATC ActctgaagatgaacttgattcagatgaaatagaagagGAACGTGATATGATCAATCTCATCAAAATGTTGAAGGGTTACCAGTGTTTCGATAGTATATGCACGGAGTTGCAGAAGTCGCGGGCTGAAGTGGAGGCTGATATCGAGAAGATCGGCTCGTATAGTGTATTGAATGGGTAG
- a CDS encoding predicted protein produces the protein MVPPPAELRRKLVIVGDGACGKTCLLIVFSKGTFPEVYVPTVFENYVADVEIDGTVVELALWDTAGQEDYDRLRPLSYPDSNVILICFSVDSPDSLDNVLEKWISEVLHFCQGVPIILVCCKADLRNDPNVIEQLRQHQQQPVSTSEGQSVAEKIGAYSYLECSARTGQGVREVFETATRASLSRKEKKTKKKKCVVL, from the coding sequence ATGGTTCCTCCTCCTGCTGAACTCCGCAGAAAGTTGGTTATTGTCGGTGACGGTGCCTGCGGTAAGACCTGTTTGTTGATTGTCTTTTCCAAGGGAACGTTCCCAGAAGTTTATGTTCCCACAGTGTTTGAAAATTACGTTGCTGATGTTGAGATTGATGGCACTGTAGTTGAATTAGCCCTTTGGGATACAGCTGGCCAGGAAGATTACGACAGATTGAGACCCTTGTCCTACCCAGACTCCAACGTCATCTTGATCTGTTTCTCTGTTGATTCGCCAGATTCGTTGGATAACGTTTTAGAAAAGTGGATTTCTGAGGTGTTGCACTTCTGCCAAGGTGTCCCTATCATTTTGGTTTGTTGTAAGGCTGACTTGAGAAACGATCCTAATGTCATTGAGCAATTGAgacaacaccaacaacaaccagTTTCGACCTCCGAGGGCCAATCAGTAGCTGAAAAGATTGGTGCCTATTCCTACTTGGAATGTTCTGCCAGAACCGGCCAGGGAGTGAGAGAAGTGTTTGAAACTGCCACTAGAGCCTCCTTGAGcagaaaggaaaagaagacaaagaagaagaagtgtgTTGTCTTGTAA
- a CDS encoding Inosine/uridine-preferring nucleoside hydrolase → MVQISKVLVAASVAGLTAAKKVFIDNDGLAPLQVLFPLLAGWEVLGISTSFGSSSTVDSAGAAYDVLTAYNLTSCIPHYVGAQQPLLRTQDTFDTWQSLFGELVWQGAFAPSYEDLYSWDNITYNDSVPGAVALIEAVKANKDTDPVYIYAAGMMTTVAQAISLYPDLVKDAAGLYIMGGYFDQQFAAGTGTPIVNDINTDINLMQDPEAAQIVLTANWTELYIGANVTNYLVPSQELYDRLITKAGGYSVLEENSYLEPVLNLVATGNYTENTSEQTLPFWDEVVSAFMVWPDMVQSTTNFSVAVDTQFYSPFYGSLRIWGSEFAPKGQITGNATIVNKIDDSRFYDLLVSTYFMDWRQYCEVGGPVTLEGY, encoded by the coding sequence ATGGTGCAAATTTCAAAGGTTCTTGTAGCAGCTTCAGTTGCTGGTTTGACCGCTGCTAAAAAGGTGTTTATTGACAACGATGGATTGGCTCCCTTGCAAGTTTTGTTTCCTTTGTTGGCCGGTTGGGAAGTCCTCGGTATCTCTACCTCGTTCGGTTCCTCTTCTACAGTGGATTCTGCAGGTGCAGCCTACGACGTGTTAACAGCCTAcaacttgacttcttgTATTCCACACTATGTAGGTGCCCAACAGCCATTGTTGAGAACTCAGGACACCTTTGACACCTGGCAATCCCTCTTCGGAGAATTGGTATGGCAAGGTGCCTTCGCTCCTTCCTACGAAGATCTTTACTCTTGGGACAATATCACCTACAACGACTCTGTCCCAGGTGCCGTAGCCTTGATTGAAGCCGTCAAGGCCAACAAGGATACTGACCCTGTCTATATCTATGCTGCAGGTATGATGACAACCGTTGCTCAGGCCATTTCCCTCTACCCAGACCTCGTCAAGGATGCTGCCGGTTTGTACATTATGGGAGGGTATtttgatcaacaattcgCAGCCGGCACTGGAACTCCTATTGTCAATGACATAAACACCgacatcaacttgatgCAAGATCCAGAAGCTGCCCAAATCGTCTTGACTGCCAACTGGACTGAATTGTACATCGGTGCCAACGTCACCAACTACTTGGTTCCATCCCAAGAATTGTACGACAGACTCATCACCAAGGCCGGTGGCTACAGTgtgttggaagaaaactCCTACTTAGAACCAGTCTTGAACTTGGTTGCTACGGGAAACTACACTGAAAATACTTCTGAACAGACCCTTCCATTCTGGGACGAAGTAGTCTCTGCCTTCATGGTGTGGCCAGACATGGTTCAAAGCACAACAAACTTCTCTGTAGCTGTGGACACGCAGTTCTACTCTCCATTCTACGGAAGTTTGAGAATCTGGGGTTCTGAGTTTGCTCCAAAGGGCCAAATCACCGGTAATGCCACCATCgtcaacaagatcgacGACAGCAGATTCTACGACTTATTGGTTTCTACATACTTCATGGACTGGAGACAGTATTGTGAAGTTGGCGGTCCAGTCACTTTAGAAGGCTACTAA
- a CDS encoding histone H2A variant yields the protein GKVHGGKGKSSEAAKSSTSHSARAGLQFPVGRIKRYLKRTAQNKIRVGSKSAIYLTAVLEYLTAEVLELAGNAAKDLKVKRITPRHLQLAIRGDEELDNLIKATIAYGGVLPHINKALLLKVEKKKQK from the coding sequence GGTAAAGTCCACGGTGGTAAGGGTAAGTCTTCAGAGGCTGCCAAGTCGTCCACATCCCATTCTGCCAGAGCTGGGTTGCAGTTCCCAGTTGGTAGAATCAAGAGATACTTGAAGCGTACCGCGCAGAACAAGATAAGAGTGGGGTCCAAGTCAGCCATCTACTTGACGGCCGTGTTGGAGTATTTGACTGCCGAAGTGTTGGAATTGGCTGGTAACGCTGCCAAGGACTTGAAGGTCAAGAGAATCACGCCTAGACACTTGCAATTGGCCATCAGAggtgatgaagaattggataacttgatcaaggccACGATCGCCTACGGTGGTGTTTTGCCTCACATCAACAAGgctttgttgttgaaggtagaaaagaagaaacagaaataa
- a CDS encoding predicted protein, which produces MSGIALKLTSLLVRTVAKPIGTALKTQAKQHESFRKACITVAQTVHSTDLRLRMSLLGEKKIKIRPLNDAKAVENGAAFLSELFIFSVAGSLIFYESYRSRKKANDERDALADDISVLQNEIEFIKSKLGDINIKL; this is translated from the coding sequence ATGAGTGGAATAGCATTAAAATTGACTTCGTTGTTGGTGAGAACTGTGGCAAAACCAATTGGAACAGCTTTAAAGACACAAGCCAAACAACATGAAAGTTTCAGAAAAGCATGTATCACTGTAGCACAGACAGTACACAGTACTGACCTCCGTCTCCGGATGTCGTTGTTGGgcgaaaagaagatcaaaatTAGACCTTTGAATGATGCCAAAGCTGTAGAGAACGGTGCTGCTTTCTTATCTGAATTGTTTATCTTCAGCGTGGCGGGTTCGCTCATTTTTTACGAAAGTTAtagaagtagaaagaaaGCTAATGATGAAAGAGATGCATTGGCTGACGATATATCGGTGTTACAGAACGAAATCGAGTTCATCAAGTCGAAACTCGGAGATATCAACATCAAACTC